The following coding sequences are from one Polypterus senegalus isolate Bchr_013 unplaced genomic scaffold, ASM1683550v1 scaffold_8397, whole genome shotgun sequence window:
- the LOC120521881 gene encoding zona pellucida sperm-binding protein 3-like isoform X1, translating into MVIRMGWFCFFCCLFGGFPFLGLTGPVDNFQAFEREYDSPSQRAVAQFVPGSSKSMLFMPAEGVPFFATPFPKSILDPRVLTGPSAKLPPALKALLNPKSPRPVMTLPIYVKSDVSLTCSLSNMVVRVKKSFFRFGCSEADLVLGSNCKSNGKDEATGDLLFNYPLNVCGGKRSMHEGCLMYENVLHSKPEKVLGVIRRKQPVNIALKCCFFRYYHVYKGAVHPTWSVPSGVRSLHHPSGMVLKIMDATFSKPSEAKYHLGQEIHFQAVSYPNSTRQWLFLHSCYATPNPNPNSRPQYTVIDNYGCMVDSKQESCSSRFERPRMANVVSFTVSAFQFNDHKQVYFHCKMFTKKSQDVTNTAKFCTYNKKLARWQELGGHDRVCECCDSVCGPSEYEEVTESHGPGEVVGGHDELPGEVVGGHDELPGEVVGGHDELPGEVVGGHDELPGEVVGGHDELPGEVVGGHDSIPGIDESKGFWQYY; encoded by the exons ATGGTGATTAGGATGGGatggttttgtttcttttgttgtctctTTGGTGGTTTCCCGTTTTTGGGATTAACCGGTCCAGTTGATAATTTTCAGGCATTTGAACGGGAGTATGATTCTCCATCCCAGAGGGCTGTGGCTCAGTTTGTTCCAGGGTCTTCAAAATCAATGCTCTTTATGCCTGCTGAAGGTGTTCCTTTTTTTGCAACTCCTTTTCCAAAAAGCATTTTGGATCCTCGAGTACTAACTGGTCCTAGTGCAAAACTGCCACCAGCACTGAAGGCTTTGTTGAACCCTAAATCTCCAAGGCCTGTGATGACGCTACCCATATATGTCAAATCTGATGTGTCTTTGACTTGTAGCCTCTCAAACATGGTGGTGAGGGTTAAAAAATCTTTCTTTAGGTTTGGCTGCTCTGAGGCTGACCTTGTTCTTGGTAGTAACTGCAAAAGCAATGGCAAAGATGAAGCCACTGGAGACTTGCTCTTTAATTATCCTCTGAATGTTTGTGGTGGTAAAAGATCA ATGCATGAGGGCTGTCTGATGTATGAGAATGTTCTCCATTCCAAACCAGAAAAAGTGCTAGGAGTAATCCGTAGGAAGCAGCCTGTCAATATTGCTCTGAAATGCTGTTTTTTCAG GTACTACCATGTATACAAAGGTGCAGTGCACCCTACCTGGAGTGTCCCCTCTGGTGTGCGGTCCCTTCATCATCCTTCTGGCATGGTTTTGAAGATAATGGATG CTACCTTTTCTAAGCCATCTGAAGCTAAATATCATTTGGGCCAAGAAATCCACTTTCAGGCAGTTAGTTACCCCAACAGTACCAGACAATGGCTCTTCCTTCACTCCTGCTATGCAACTCCAAATCCAAATCCCAATTCCAGACCACAATACACTGTAATTGACAACTATGG GTGTATGGTGGATAGTAAACAGGAAAGCTGCTCCTCCAGATTTGAGAGGCCAAGGATGGCTAATGTCGTCTCCTTTACAGTATCTGCTTTCCAGTTTAATGACCACAAGCAG GTTTACTTTCACTGCAAGATGTTTACAAAGAAAAGCCAAGATGTGACCAACACTGCCAAGTTCTGCACTTACAACAAAAAACTGGCAAG GTGGCAAGAGCTTGGTGGTCATGACAGAGTATGTGAATGCTGTGACTCGGTCTGTGGCCCTTCAGAATATGAAGAAG TTACTGAAAGCCATGGCCCAGGGGAGGTGGTGGGCGGCCACGACGAGCTCCCAGGGGAGGTGGTGGGCGGCCACGACGAGCTCCCAGGGGAGGTGGTGGGCGGCCACGACGAGCTCCCAGGGGAGGTGGTGGGCGGCCACGACGAGCTCCCAGGGGAG gtggtgggcggCCACGACGAGCTCCCAGGGGAGGTGGTGGGCGGCCACGACTCCATCCCTGGCATAGATGAATCAAAAGGATTTTGGCAGTATTACTGA
- the LOC120521881 gene encoding zona pellucida sperm-binding protein 3-like isoform X2: protein MVIRMGWFCFFCCLFGGFPFLGLTGPVDNFQAFEREYDSPSQRAVAQFVPGSSKSMLFMPAEGVPFFATPFPKSILDPRVLTGPSAKLPPALKALLNPKSPRPVMTLPIYVKSDVSLTCSLSNMVVRVKKSFFRFGCSEADLVLGSNCKSNGKDEATGDLLFNYPLNVCGGKRSMHEGCLMYENVLHSKPEKVLGVIRRKQPVNIALKCCFFRYYHVYKGAVHPTWSVPSGVRSLHHPSGMVLKIMDATFSKPSEAKYHLGQEIHFQAVSYPNSTRQWLFLHSCYATPNPNPNSRPQYTVIDNYGCMVDSKQESCSSRFERPRMANVVSFTVSAFQFNDHKQVYFHCKMFTKKSQDVTNTAKFCTYNKKLARWQELGGHDRVCECCDSVCGPSEYEEVTESHGPGEVVGGHDELPGEVVGGHDELPGEVVGGHDELPGEVVGGHDELPGEVVGGHDSIPGIDESKGFWQYY from the exons ATGGTGATTAGGATGGGatggttttgtttcttttgttgtctctTTGGTGGTTTCCCGTTTTTGGGATTAACCGGTCCAGTTGATAATTTTCAGGCATTTGAACGGGAGTATGATTCTCCATCCCAGAGGGCTGTGGCTCAGTTTGTTCCAGGGTCTTCAAAATCAATGCTCTTTATGCCTGCTGAAGGTGTTCCTTTTTTTGCAACTCCTTTTCCAAAAAGCATTTTGGATCCTCGAGTACTAACTGGTCCTAGTGCAAAACTGCCACCAGCACTGAAGGCTTTGTTGAACCCTAAATCTCCAAGGCCTGTGATGACGCTACCCATATATGTCAAATCTGATGTGTCTTTGACTTGTAGCCTCTCAAACATGGTGGTGAGGGTTAAAAAATCTTTCTTTAGGTTTGGCTGCTCTGAGGCTGACCTTGTTCTTGGTAGTAACTGCAAAAGCAATGGCAAAGATGAAGCCACTGGAGACTTGCTCTTTAATTATCCTCTGAATGTTTGTGGTGGTAAAAGATCA ATGCATGAGGGCTGTCTGATGTATGAGAATGTTCTCCATTCCAAACCAGAAAAAGTGCTAGGAGTAATCCGTAGGAAGCAGCCTGTCAATATTGCTCTGAAATGCTGTTTTTTCAG GTACTACCATGTATACAAAGGTGCAGTGCACCCTACCTGGAGTGTCCCCTCTGGTGTGCGGTCCCTTCATCATCCTTCTGGCATGGTTTTGAAGATAATGGATG CTACCTTTTCTAAGCCATCTGAAGCTAAATATCATTTGGGCCAAGAAATCCACTTTCAGGCAGTTAGTTACCCCAACAGTACCAGACAATGGCTCTTCCTTCACTCCTGCTATGCAACTCCAAATCCAAATCCCAATTCCAGACCACAATACACTGTAATTGACAACTATGG GTGTATGGTGGATAGTAAACAGGAAAGCTGCTCCTCCAGATTTGAGAGGCCAAGGATGGCTAATGTCGTCTCCTTTACAGTATCTGCTTTCCAGTTTAATGACCACAAGCAG GTTTACTTTCACTGCAAGATGTTTACAAAGAAAAGCCAAGATGTGACCAACACTGCCAAGTTCTGCACTTACAACAAAAAACTGGCAAG GTGGCAAGAGCTTGGTGGTCATGACAGAGTATGTGAATGCTGTGACTCGGTCTGTGGCCCTTCAGAATATGAAGAAG TTACTGAAAGCCATGGCCCAGGGGAGGTGGTGGGCGGCCACGACGAGCTCCCAGGGGAGGTGGTGGGCGGCCACGACGAGCTCCCAGGGGAGGTGGTGGGCGGCCACGACGAGCTCCCAGGGGAGGTGGTGGGCGGCCACGACGAGCTCCCAGGGGAG GTGGTGGGCGGCCACGACTCCATCCCTGGCATAGATGAATCAAAAGGATTTTGGCAGTATTACTGA